In Pseudoalteromonas sp. MM1, a single window of DNA contains:
- a CDS encoding bifunctional 4-hydroxy-2-oxoglutarate aldolase/2-dehydro-3-deoxy-phosphogluconate aldolase, translated as MNKILNANRIKISNQIKQHKLVAILRLKQQSDVAPLINCLVNAGISTLEITSNTPGFEQEIAKARAAYKNTLIGAGTIINTALAQQAIDAGAQFIVTPNTNQAVVELAHRHGLPVLMGALTPTDVANAIEYNADIIKVFPAGSMGVNYFKALTGPFSDVPLMPVGGINLENLTHWFAAGACAVAVSSDFSKPVSNKQQYDTINQLVCKYISALAHLTN; from the coding sequence ATGAATAAAATTTTAAATGCCAACAGAATAAAAATAAGCAACCAAATAAAGCAACATAAGTTAGTTGCTATACTTCGCTTAAAGCAACAAAGCGATGTAGCCCCTTTAATTAATTGCTTAGTTAATGCAGGCATTAGCACGCTAGAAATCACATCAAATACACCTGGCTTTGAGCAAGAAATAGCAAAAGCACGCGCAGCTTATAAAAATACACTCATTGGCGCTGGCACAATAATTAACACTGCCCTTGCGCAACAAGCGATTGATGCAGGTGCACAATTTATAGTTACACCAAATACTAATCAAGCCGTTGTAGAGCTTGCCCATCGCCATGGTTTACCTGTATTAATGGGTGCACTCACTCCTACCGATGTTGCCAATGCCATAGAGTATAACGCCGATATTATTAAGGTTTTTCCTGCTGGCAGTATGGGAGTTAATTACTTTAAAGCGCTAACGGGGCCTTTTTCTGATGTGCCATTAATGCCCGTAGGCGGCATTAATTTAGAGAACCTAACACATTGGTTTGCAGCGGGGGCATGCGCTGTGGCGGTAAGTAGCGATTTTAGTAAGCCGGTAAGTAACAAACAGCAATACGACACAATAAACCAATTGGTGTGCAAATACATATCAGCGCTCGCTCACTTAACAAACTAA
- a CDS encoding MOSC domain-containing protein has translation MKIISTNISKIKTVIHNGKEVKTGIFKTPINEPVVIEKLTIAGDEQADLVNHGGVDKAVYAFSHNHYDYWRQTLNNNDLSAGAFGENFTISDLDEANIHIGDRIRVGSALLEVSQPRVPCFKLAIALNNKQSLKLFTQYYHTGVYFKVLEQGVAKTGDAVTIEQKATHNITVKALFQAFYDKKYPDYESVLLAALELPELALEWQTKIKKKLGH, from the coding sequence ATGAAAATAATTTCTACCAATATATCTAAAATAAAAACGGTTATTCATAACGGCAAAGAGGTTAAAACTGGTATTTTTAAAACACCAATCAATGAACCTGTGGTTATTGAAAAGCTTACAATAGCGGGTGATGAGCAAGCTGATTTAGTTAACCATGGCGGGGTAGATAAGGCGGTTTATGCGTTTTCTCATAATCATTACGATTACTGGAGACAAACTCTAAACAATAATGATTTATCTGCTGGTGCCTTTGGTGAGAACTTTACTATTTCAGATCTAGATGAAGCTAATATTCATATAGGCGATCGTATTCGCGTTGGCAGCGCACTGCTTGAAGTAAGCCAACCGCGTGTGCCGTGCTTTAAATTGGCTATTGCACTGAACAATAAACAAAGCCTAAAATTGTTTACTCAGTATTACCATACCGGTGTTTATTTTAAAGTGCTGGAGCAAGGTGTTGCTAAAACGGGTGATGCAGTTACTATTGAGCAAAAGGCCACCCATAATATTACTGTTAAAGCGTTGTTTCAGGCTTTTTACGATAAAAAATACCCAGATTATGAAAGCGTATTACTAGCCGCACTTGAACTACCCGAACTTGCGCTTGAGTGGCAAACTAAAATCAAAAAGAAATTGGGGCATTAA
- the moaC gene encoding cyclic pyranopterin monophosphate synthase MoaC: MLSHVDENGQANMVDVSLKEVTLRDASAEAYIKMSKQAFEQVLLNQNKKGDVLGVARIAGIQGAKKCADLIPLCHPLALSKVAVDFELDEANSQIKVTSYCKLAGKTGVEMEALTAVSVASLTLFDMCKAADPLMEIHGMRVTQKAGGKHGSWQRD; encoded by the coding sequence ATGCTGAGCCACGTAGACGAAAACGGCCAAGCAAATATGGTTGATGTATCGCTAAAAGAGGTCACTCTGCGCGATGCATCTGCCGAGGCCTACATTAAAATGAGCAAACAGGCTTTTGAGCAAGTGTTGCTTAATCAAAATAAAAAAGGTGATGTGCTAGGCGTTGCCCGAATTGCGGGTATTCAGGGCGCTAAAAAGTGTGCCGATTTAATTCCGCTTTGTCACCCGCTTGCACTGAGTAAAGTGGCTGTTGATTTTGAACTTGATGAAGCAAATAGCCAAATTAAAGTTACCAGCTACTGTAAACTAGCAGGTAAAACGGGCGTTGAAATGGAAGCGCTCACCGCCGTATCTGTGGCTAGCCTTACACTATTTGATATGTGTAAAGCCGCCGATCCGCTTATGGAAATACACGGTATGCGTGTAACGCAAAAAGCAGGAGGCAAGCATGGCAGCTGGCAGCGAGATTAA
- the moaB gene encoding molybdenum cofactor biosynthesis protein B, with protein MSHTTESQIALNIAVMTVSDTRDEITDTSGHYLIKALTEAGHHLADKDIVKDDVYQMRAVASQWIADDTIHAILVTGGTGFTERDSTPEAFAPLFDKSVDGFGELFRHISYGEIGNSTIQSRALAGLANNTVIFCMPGSTGACKTAWTGIIKDQLDSMHKPCNFAPHITIGKKCESREQ; from the coding sequence ATGAGCCATACCACTGAGTCACAAATCGCACTAAACATTGCCGTAATGACAGTAAGCGATACACGCGATGAAATTACGGATACCTCAGGCCATTATTTAATTAAAGCGCTAACTGAGGCGGGTCATCACTTAGCGGATAAAGACATAGTTAAAGATGATGTTTATCAAATGCGTGCCGTTGCCTCGCAGTGGATTGCCGATGACACCATTCACGCTATTTTAGTCACCGGTGGTACGGGCTTTACTGAGCGCGACTCAACACCAGAGGCATTTGCACCGCTGTTTGATAAAAGCGTAGATGGATTTGGTGAACTATTTAGACATATTTCGTACGGCGAAATTGGTAACTCAACTATTCAATCGCGTGCGTTGGCAGGCCTTGCCAATAACACCGTTATTTTTTGTATGCCTGGCTCTACAGGCGCATGTAAAACAGCCTGGACAGGTATTATAAAAGATCAGTTAGACTCAATGCACAAGCCATGTAACTTTGCCCCGCATATTACGATTGGTAAAAAATGCGAATCGCGAGAGCAATAA
- the moaE gene encoding molybdopterin synthase catalytic subunit MoaE, producing MSISINVQTQDFSVGEQHGALCSDNKSDGAVVTFTGLVREFSSGDNVIALELEHYPGMTEQLLQSIAEQAQTRWQLARISIIHRVGYLALGEQIVFVGVTSRHRQAAFEGAQFIMDYLKNQATFWKKEHFKDSSNWVEFKQSDKQALNKWEK from the coding sequence ATGAGTATAAGCATTAACGTACAAACGCAGGACTTTTCAGTAGGCGAGCAACATGGCGCACTTTGCAGTGATAACAAAAGTGATGGTGCCGTAGTGACGTTTACAGGGCTTGTGCGAGAATTTAGTAGCGGCGATAACGTAATCGCGCTTGAGCTTGAGCACTACCCAGGTATGACTGAGCAACTACTGCAATCGATAGCCGAGCAAGCGCAAACACGCTGGCAACTTGCTCGCATAAGCATTATTCACCGAGTCGGTTATTTAGCCCTTGGTGAGCAAATTGTATTTGTTGGCGTAACCAGTCGCCACCGCCAAGCGGCGTTTGAAGGCGCACAATTTATAATGGATTACTTAAAAAACCAGGCTACGTTTTGGAAAAAAGAGCATTTTAAAGACTCATCAAACTGGGTTGAGTTTAAACAAAGCGACAAGCAAGCGTTAAACAAGTGGGAAAAGTAG
- a CDS encoding FAD-dependent oxidoreductase: protein MPSKQRVVVVGNGMVGHHFVQQLVSQQGDSKNVDITVLSGEDRLAYDRVQLSSFFKGKTEDDLALTCSKTYQDWQVCFHTHSKVVDINREAKTVTTSKGKTFAYDKLILATGSFAFVPPIPGKDREHCLVYRTINDLHAIKKSAHASKVGVVIGGGLLGLEAANALKQLGLQTHVIEFAPQLMGVQIDAAGGRLLKNKITELGVTVHTSVATEQIIEGESSRYKMCFKGGQSLETDMIVFSAGIRPYDNLAREFNLEIGERGGIVINNHCQTSDKNIYAIGECALWNNFIFGLVAPGYAMAKVAAGHVLKQLSSSAASNTPLSNYSNSTDEFSGADMSTKLKLMGVEVGSIGDAHARTEGAVSYYFEDQPNGIYKKVVTNEQGNKLIGAVLVGDTSEYDNLLQYHLNSIELSVPAESLIMPLAGETGELSADDLPSDAIICACHKVTKHTIEQAVIQGCSDLNKVQQATKASTGCGGCEKLVQSVISRALNNKIATLIPVDEPVSQSA from the coding sequence ATGCCAAGCAAGCAGCGTGTTGTCGTCGTCGGAAATGGAATGGTGGGGCATCATTTTGTGCAACAGCTAGTATCACAACAAGGTGATAGCAAAAATGTTGATATTACCGTGCTCAGCGGTGAAGACCGCCTCGCTTATGACCGTGTTCAGCTTTCATCATTTTTTAAAGGTAAAACCGAAGACGATTTAGCTCTTACTTGCAGTAAAACCTATCAAGATTGGCAAGTGTGTTTTCATACCCATTCAAAAGTGGTTGATATAAACCGTGAAGCAAAAACGGTTACTACCTCTAAAGGCAAAACATTTGCGTACGATAAGTTAATACTGGCAACGGGGTCATTTGCATTTGTGCCACCGATTCCAGGTAAAGATCGTGAGCATTGCCTAGTTTACAGAACCATTAACGATTTACACGCCATAAAAAAATCAGCACATGCCAGCAAAGTGGGTGTGGTAATTGGTGGCGGTTTATTAGGGCTAGAAGCAGCAAATGCACTAAAGCAGCTTGGCTTGCAAACCCATGTAATAGAATTTGCGCCACAACTTATGGGGGTTCAAATAGACGCTGCTGGTGGGCGGTTACTGAAAAATAAAATTACTGAGCTCGGCGTTACCGTTCATACCTCGGTGGCGACAGAGCAAATTATTGAGGGTGAAAGCAGCCGCTATAAAATGTGCTTTAAGGGGGGGCAAAGCCTAGAAACCGATATGATTGTTTTTTCGGCCGGTATTCGCCCCTATGATAATTTAGCCCGCGAGTTTAATTTAGAAATAGGTGAGCGCGGCGGCATTGTTATTAATAACCATTGCCAAACGAGTGATAAAAACATATACGCCATAGGCGAGTGCGCCCTTTGGAATAACTTTATTTTTGGCCTTGTAGCACCGGGCTACGCTATGGCAAAAGTAGCGGCGGGGCATGTTTTAAAACAGCTTTCTTCGAGTGCAGCTTCAAACACACCTTTAAGCAACTATTCAAACAGCACGGATGAATTTAGCGGCGCGGATATGAGCACCAAGCTTAAATTAATGGGTGTTGAAGTGGGCTCAATTGGTGATGCCCACGCACGCACTGAAGGCGCAGTTAGCTATTATTTTGAAGATCAGCCAAACGGTATTTACAAAAAAGTAGTCACTAATGAGCAAGGCAACAAACTTATAGGTGCTGTGCTGGTTGGCGATACCAGCGAATACGATAACTTATTGCAGTACCACTTAAATAGTATAGAGCTTAGTGTGCCTGCAGAGTCGTTAATAATGCCGCTTGCAGGTGAAACGGGTGAACTAAGCGCTGATGATTTACCAAGCGATGCCATTATTTGTGCATGCCACAAAGTTACAAAACACACCATTGAGCAAGCTGTAATACAAGGCTGTAGCGATTTAAACAAGGTGCAACAAGCTACTAAAGCAAGTACAGGCTGTGGAGGCTGTGAAAAATTAGTGCAAAGCGTTATTAGTCGTGCACTTAATAATAAAATTGCCACCCTTATCCCTGTTGATGAACCTGTATCACAGAGCGCTTAA
- a CDS encoding molybdenum cofactor guanylyltransferase: MSNKAVFMGVVLAGGQSSRMGSDKANLILKNKTLLQNACELLTAAGASNVLISRNVQSANGQYIPDIYPDSGPLGGIYSTLMATEQDILVTAVDMPLLTCTLLSQIASAASDNSYFQTNQPQIHAWHFENEPLPLYIRNNQSVKRHLKQLLINANSHKSIKQFTLSIGVKTLKCNTAHALVNTNTPAQFRAVNEQFDQHKPNLLRRTL; this comes from the coding sequence ATGAGTAATAAAGCCGTGTTTATGGGAGTTGTACTCGCCGGAGGGCAATCTTCAAGAATGGGCAGCGATAAAGCCAATCTCATTTTAAAAAATAAAACATTACTGCAAAATGCATGTGAGTTATTAACAGCAGCAGGAGCTAGTAATGTACTTATAAGTCGTAATGTACAAAGTGCTAATGGGCAATATATACCTGACATATACCCAGATTCTGGCCCGCTTGGGGGGATTTATTCAACCTTAATGGCAACAGAGCAAGATATACTTGTAACTGCTGTTGATATGCCGTTGCTTACTTGCACGTTATTATCGCAAATTGCATCTGCAGCAAGCGATAATTCCTACTTTCAAACAAATCAGCCACAAATACATGCGTGGCACTTTGAAAATGAACCGTTACCCCTGTATATTCGTAACAACCAAAGCGTTAAACGTCATTTAAAACAATTACTCATAAACGCAAATAGTCATAAATCAATTAAACAGTTTACCCTTAGTATTGGTGTGAAAACGCTAAAATGTAATACAGCGCACGCACTTGTTAATACCAATACACCGGCGCAATTTAGAGCTGTTAATGAACAATTTGACCAACATAAACCTAATTTACTGAGAAGAACCCTATGA
- the moaA gene encoding GTP 3',8-cyclase MoaA translates to MLNDQFGRQFNYLRLSITDVCNFSCTYCLPNGYQCDTPRNFLNKSEINTLVNAFAQLGTKKVRITGGEPCLRSDLTDIIKQCKHTPGIEKVAITTNGFNLFNKIDEFYSAGLDALNISIDSLNPSMFKLITGHDKLTHILKGIDRAIELGIKDIKINAVLAKQFNKNQLNDFLDWVKHKKVTVRFIELMETGNGATFFEQNHLSGQSVKTQLLAKGWLQVVRGKLNGPAEEFCHPDFEGRIGLIMPYSKDFCKSCNRLRVSSLGKLHLCLFAEQGIDLRAHLSAQDTPATVKAIQAAMGNKTISHELDKRLTGATTHLAMLGG, encoded by the coding sequence ATGCTTAATGATCAATTTGGTCGGCAGTTTAACTATTTGCGCCTCTCAATTACCGATGTGTGTAACTTTAGTTGCACCTATTGTTTACCGAATGGGTATCAGTGCGATACCCCGCGTAACTTTTTAAATAAAAGCGAAATAAACACCTTAGTAAATGCGTTTGCGCAACTTGGCACAAAAAAAGTGCGTATTACCGGCGGTGAGCCGTGTTTACGCAGTGATTTAACCGACATTATAAAGCAATGTAAACACACCCCAGGCATAGAAAAAGTCGCCATAACAACCAATGGTTTTAACTTATTTAATAAAATTGATGAGTTTTACAGTGCTGGCTTAGATGCGCTAAATATTAGTATTGATAGCTTAAACCCGAGCATGTTTAAATTAATTACAGGACACGACAAGCTAACCCATATTTTAAAAGGGATAGACCGGGCAATTGAGCTGGGCATAAAAGACATAAAAATAAATGCCGTGCTGGCTAAGCAGTTTAATAAAAACCAATTGAATGATTTTTTAGACTGGGTAAAACATAAAAAAGTAACGGTACGCTTTATCGAATTAATGGAAACAGGTAATGGTGCCACCTTTTTTGAACAAAACCATTTAAGCGGGCAAAGTGTTAAAACGCAGCTTTTAGCAAAAGGTTGGTTACAGGTAGTGAGGGGTAAATTAAACGGCCCTGCAGAGGAGTTTTGTCATCCCGATTTTGAGGGGCGCATAGGCTTAATTATGCCCTACAGTAAAGATTTCTGTAAAAGCTGTAACCGATTAAGAGTATCGTCATTAGGCAAATTACATTTGTGCTTATTTGCCGAGCAAGGTATAGATTTACGAGCGCATTTAAGTGCGCAAGATACGCCAGCCACTGTAAAAGCAATACAAGCAGCAATGGGCAATAAAACCATTAGCCATGAGCTTGATAAACGCTTAACGGGCGCCACAACCCATTTAGCTATGTTGGGCGGCTAA
- a CDS encoding nitrate reductase has translation MESLNTCSNKPLLKQTTCAYCGVGCGVDISLLNNTPTKLEGTREHPANFGRLCVKGTHLLDTTGTDNRLTLPLIDNKPASWDAATQHVANKFSAIIKEHGPDSVAFYVSGQLLTEDYYVANKLMKGYIGSGNIDTNSRLCMSSAVAGYKRAFGEDVVPCSYEDLEQTELLILIGSNAAWTHPVLYQRMERAKKLNPNMKVVVIDPRKTDTAELADTFLNIKPGSDAALYNGLLNYLSEQNYLDTQFINEHTNGFDSALAEAKKWSVKAVSDYCDIDAQLVSDFYALFAKSPTAISFYSMGINQSSSGVDKCNAIINAHLASGKLLKPGCGPFSITGQPNAMGGREVGGLANQLAAHLDIENDAHQQLVQRFWQSPTIAKKAGCNAIDMFDEIAKGKIKAIWVMATNPMVSLPNNAAIQKALEQCELVVVSDCIAKSDTLKFANVAFPSTGWGEKNGTVTNSERRISRQRPLVEPFSGAKNDWQIMCLVAQKMGFEGFDFTDPSGIFEEWAQLTDFENNGSRLLNLSGLVGLTKAQYDNLKPVMWPVLKKEPYKNGRVFTNNQFSTADKKARFIPITPKLPVQQTSSDYPFVMNSGRIRDQWHTMSRTGKSTALSTHITRPYIEINPIDAGRLNIKANDLIIANAKTGQVTAHAKVTDAVRKGECFMPIHWNKQFASSATVSGVYQSVVDPISGQAECKHGAVDLVKAQFAQYMQLFSKTELKITSDFWLKVNASNCVNYQLALNEAQNDLLYFCQTLTGLQGQWSAMGSEKAMHVQCIQNEQLVFVAVISPAQKDISLEWINHLFAEPLITFSQLQSLLYATPDEEFTQGAQVCSCFKVREQPIINAIKSGENTVDKLGAKLKCGTNCGSCKTQLSQLIKQHGTQNANSIDVAVEM, from the coding sequence ATGGAATCTTTAAACACATGTTCAAATAAGCCTTTGCTTAAACAAACTACCTGCGCTTATTGTGGTGTAGGCTGTGGGGTTGATATTTCATTATTAAATAATACGCCAACAAAACTTGAAGGCACGCGCGAGCACCCCGCTAATTTTGGCCGCTTGTGTGTTAAAGGCACGCATTTGCTTGACACCACCGGCACTGATAACCGCTTAACATTGCCCCTTATTGATAACAAACCTGCTAGCTGGGATGCAGCAACACAACACGTTGCTAATAAATTTAGCGCTATTATTAAAGAGCATGGGCCGGATTCGGTTGCGTTTTATGTATCGGGGCAGTTACTCACCGAAGATTACTACGTTGCTAATAAACTAATGAAAGGCTACATAGGTTCAGGCAATATAGATACAAACTCAAGGCTGTGTATGTCATCGGCAGTGGCCGGTTATAAACGAGCGTTTGGTGAGGACGTAGTGCCATGTAGCTACGAAGATTTAGAGCAAACTGAGTTACTTATTTTAATTGGCTCAAATGCAGCATGGACACACCCGGTGCTATACCAGCGTATGGAGCGCGCAAAAAAACTTAATCCAAACATGAAAGTAGTGGTTATCGACCCGCGAAAAACCGATACAGCCGAACTTGCCGATACCTTTTTAAATATAAAACCAGGCAGTGACGCAGCACTTTATAACGGCTTACTTAATTATTTAAGTGAACAAAACTATTTAGATACGCAATTTATTAATGAGCATACAAACGGCTTTGATAGTGCGCTTGCAGAGGCGAAAAAGTGGAGTGTAAAAGCGGTAAGTGACTATTGTGATATTGACGCGCAGCTAGTCAGTGACTTTTACGCCTTATTTGCAAAAAGCCCAACCGCCATTAGTTTTTATTCAATGGGTATTAACCAATCAAGCTCAGGGGTTGATAAGTGTAATGCCATTATAAATGCGCACTTAGCGTCGGGCAAATTGTTAAAACCTGGCTGTGGGCCGTTTTCAATAACTGGGCAACCTAACGCAATGGGTGGGCGTGAAGTAGGGGGCTTGGCAAATCAATTAGCAGCACATTTAGACATTGAAAACGACGCGCACCAACAGTTAGTGCAGCGTTTTTGGCAATCACCAACAATAGCTAAAAAAGCAGGGTGTAATGCTATTGATATGTTTGATGAAATAGCCAAAGGGAAAATAAAAGCTATTTGGGTAATGGCAACCAACCCTATGGTGAGCCTACCTAATAACGCAGCAATACAAAAAGCACTTGAGCAATGTGAGCTGGTGGTTGTGTCTGACTGTATTGCCAAAAGTGATACGCTAAAATTTGCTAATGTGGCGTTTCCATCGACCGGATGGGGCGAAAAAAACGGCACAGTTACTAACTCAGAACGCAGAATATCAAGGCAACGCCCGCTAGTTGAGCCTTTCTCTGGGGCTAAAAACGATTGGCAAATAATGTGCTTAGTGGCACAAAAAATGGGTTTTGAAGGTTTTGATTTTACAGACCCAAGCGGCATTTTTGAAGAATGGGCACAACTGACTGATTTTGAAAATAACGGCAGTCGATTATTAAACCTTTCTGGCTTAGTTGGGCTTACAAAAGCCCAGTACGATAACTTAAAACCCGTTATGTGGCCGGTACTAAAAAAGGAGCCATATAAAAACGGGCGGGTTTTTACTAATAATCAATTTAGCACTGCAGATAAAAAAGCCCGCTTTATACCTATAACGCCCAAACTTCCTGTGCAGCAAACATCAAGCGATTACCCTTTTGTAATGAACTCAGGGCGAATACGCGACCAATGGCATACAATGAGCCGCACCGGAAAAAGTACAGCGCTTTCTACTCATATAACCCGCCCATACATTGAAATAAACCCCATTGATGCCGGCAGATTAAATATAAAAGCAAACGATTTAATAATTGCCAATGCTAAAACTGGGCAGGTTACAGCGCATGCAAAAGTAACGGATGCCGTACGTAAAGGTGAGTGTTTTATGCCTATCCACTGGAACAAACAATTTGCCTCATCCGCTACAGTAAGTGGGGTTTATCAATCGGTTGTAGACCCTATTTCGGGCCAAGCTGAATGTAAACATGGTGCCGTTGATTTAGTTAAAGCGCAGTTTGCTCAGTACATGCAACTTTTTAGTAAAACAGAGCTTAAAATAACCAGTGACTTTTGGCTTAAAGTTAACGCAAGTAATTGTGTAAATTACCAATTAGCACTTAATGAGGCACAAAATGACTTACTTTATTTTTGCCAAACCCTTACAGGGTTACAAGGGCAGTGGTCGGCAATGGGCAGTGAAAAAGCAATGCATGTTCAATGTATTCAAAACGAGCAGCTAGTGTTTGTTGCGGTTATTTCACCTGCTCAAAAAGACATATCACTTGAGTGGATAAATCATTTATTTGCAGAGCCTTTAATAACCTTTAGCCAATTACAGTCATTGCTGTACGCCACGCCCGATGAAGAGTTTACCCAAGGCGCGCAAGTATGTAGTTGCTTTAAAGTACGTGAGCAGCCCATTATAAACGCCATTAAAAGTGGTGAAAATACAGTAGATAAATTGGGGGCTAAACTAAAATGCGGTACAAATTGTGGTTCGTGTAAAACCCAGTTAAGCCAATTAATAAAGCAACATGGTACACAAAACGCTAACAGTATTGATGTTGCAGTTGAAATGTAA
- a CDS encoding MoaD/ThiS family protein, whose translation MAAGSEINLNNTNVAAGHVNVLFFGQLKERLKCDKLTVDIAHTLSITAFKHMLVEQNPHWQAWLEERDVLCALNQTMSSSDELVKAGDELAFFPPVTGG comes from the coding sequence ATGGCAGCTGGCAGCGAGATTAATTTAAATAATACTAATGTAGCTGCAGGGCATGTAAACGTACTGTTTTTTGGCCAACTTAAAGAACGCCTAAAGTGCGATAAGTTAACCGTTGATATAGCGCACACCCTTAGCATTACAGCGTTTAAACACATGCTGGTTGAGCAAAACCCGCATTGGCAGGCATGGCTTGAAGAGCGTGATGTATTGTGTGCGCTTAATCAAACTATGTCATCAAGCGATGAGCTTGTAAAAGCAGGGGATGAACTTGCTTTTTTTCCACCCGTGACAGGTGGCTAA